A genomic window from Flavobacterium johnsoniae includes:
- the rpmC gene encoding 50S ribosomal protein L29 — translation MKQSEIKDLSAAELQEKLSQTKKVYADLKMAHAISPIANPLQIRSVRRTVARLATELTKRELQ, via the coding sequence ATGAAACAATCAGAAATAAAAGATCTTTCTGCAGCGGAGTTGCAAGAAAAACTTAGTCAAACTAAGAAAGTATATGCTGACCTAAAAATGGCTCACGCTATCTCTCCAATTGCTAACCCACTTCAAATTAGAAGCGTTAGAAGAACAGTTGCAAGATTGGCTACAGAGTTAACTAAAAGAGAGTTACAATAA
- the rpsN gene encoding 30S ribosomal protein S14, whose translation MAKESMKAREVKREKTVAKYAEKRKALLEAGDYEGLQRLPKNASPVRLHNRCKLTGRPRGYIRQFGISRVTFREMANNGLIPGVKKASW comes from the coding sequence ATGGCTAAAGAATCAATGAAAGCCCGTGAGGTGAAAAGAGAGAAAACGGTAGCTAAGTATGCTGAAAAAAGAAAAGCTTTGTTAGAAGCTGGAGATTATGAAGGCTTACAAAGATTACCTAAAAATGCTTCACCAGTTCGTTTACATAATCGTTGTAAATTAACAGGTAGACCTAGAGGTTATATCCGTCAGTTTGGTATTTCGCGTGTAACTTTCCGTGAGATGGCTAATAATGGATTAATTCCAGGAGTTAAAAAGGCTTCTTGGTAA
- the rpsQ gene encoding 30S ribosomal protein S17, which yields MEEKRNLRKERIGVVTSNKMDKSIVISEVRKVKHPLYGKFVLKTKKYVAHDETNDCNIGDTVRISETRPLSKTKCWRLVEILERAK from the coding sequence ATGGAAGAAAAAAGAAATTTAAGAAAAGAAAGAATAGGTGTTGTTACTTCAAACAAGATGGATAAATCTATCGTGATTTCAGAAGTAAGAAAAGTAAAACACCCATTATACGGTAAGTTCGTGTTGAAAACTAAGAAATATGTTGCACACGACGAAACAAACGACTGTAACATTGGAGATACTGTAAGAATTAGCGAAACGCGTCCTTTAAGTAAAACAAAATGTTGGAGATTAGTTGAAATCTTAGAAAGAGCTAAATAA
- the rplD gene encoding 50S ribosomal protein L4, translated as MEVKVLDFNGKDTGRKVQLSDSVFAIEPNNHAVYLDVKQYLANQRQGTHKAKERAEVTGSTRKIKKQKGTGTARAGSVKNPLFKGGGTVFGPRPRSYSFKLNKNLKRLARKSAFSIKAKESNIVVLEDFNFEVPNTKNFINVLKALGLENKKSLFVLGESNKNVYLSSRNLKASNVVTSSELSTYAILNANNLVLLEGSLELIEENLSK; from the coding sequence ATGGAAGTAAAAGTATTAGATTTCAACGGAAAAGATACTGGTAGAAAAGTTCAACTTTCTGATTCAGTATTCGCAATTGAGCCAAACAATCACGCTGTATATCTTGATGTTAAGCAATATCTTGCTAATCAAAGACAAGGTACTCATAAAGCTAAAGAAAGAGCTGAAGTAACTGGAAGTACGCGTAAGATTAAAAAACAAAAAGGAACTGGTACTGCTCGTGCAGGAAGTGTTAAGAATCCTTTGTTTAAAGGTGGAGGAACAGTTTTCGGACCAAGACCAAGAAGTTATTCATTTAAATTGAATAAAAACTTGAAAAGATTGGCTAGAAAATCAGCTTTCTCAATTAAAGCAAAAGAGTCAAACATTGTAGTTCTTGAAGACTTTAATTTTGAAGTGCCAAACACTAAAAATTTCATTAACGTTTTGAAAGCTTTAGGGTTAGAAAATAAAAAATCTCTATTCGTGTTGGGTGAGTCAAATAAAAATGTATATTTGTCGTCACGCAATTTAAAGGCTTCTAACGTCGTAACTAGCTCAGAATTAAGCACTTACGCAATATTAAACGCTAATAATTTAGTGCTTTTGGAAGGTTCTTTAGAGTTAATTGAAGAAAATTTAAGTAAATAA
- the rplN gene encoding 50S ribosomal protein L14: MVQQESRLKVADNTGAKEVLTIRVLGGTKRRYASVGDKIVVSIKDATPNGNVKKGAVSTAVVVRTKKEVRRADGSYIRFDDNACVLLNAAGEMRGTRVFGPVARELREKQFMKIVSLAPEVL, encoded by the coding sequence ATGGTACAACAAGAATCAAGACTAAAAGTAGCAGATAACACGGGAGCTAAAGAAGTTTTAACTATTCGTGTTTTAGGAGGTACTAAAAGAAGATATGCCTCTGTTGGTGACAAAATTGTAGTTTCTATCAAAGATGCAACTCCAAACGGAAACGTAAAAAAAGGAGCTGTTTCAACTGCAGTTGTTGTGCGTACTAAAAAAGAAGTGAGAAGAGCTGATGGTTCTTATATCCGTTTCGATGATAATGCATGTGTTCTTTTGAACGCTGCAGGGGAAATGAGAGGAACTCGTGTTTTTGGTCCGGTAGCAAGAGAACTTCGTGAAAAACAATTCATGAAAATTGTATCATTAGCACCAGAAGTGCTTTAA
- the rplB gene encoding 50S ribosomal protein L2: protein MSVRKLKPITPGQRFRVVNGYDAITTDKPERSLIAPIKNSGGRNSQGKMTMRYTGGGHKQRYRIIDFKRTKDGIPATVKSIEYDPNRTAFIALLAYADGEKTYIIAQNGLKVGQKLVSGPESQPEIGNTLPLSRIPLGTVISCIELRPGQGAVIARSAGTFAQLMARDGKYATIKMPSGETRLILLTCSATIGAVSNSDHQLVVSGKAGRTRWLGRRPRTRPVAMNPVDHPMGGGEGRSSGGHPRSRNGLPAKGYRTRSKKNPSNKYIVERRKK from the coding sequence ATGTCAGTAAGAAAATTAAAACCTATTACCCCGGGTCAGCGATTTAGAGTTGTGAATGGTTATGACGCTATTACAACTGATAAGCCGGAACGCTCTTTGATAGCGCCGATAAAAAACTCTGGAGGTAGAAATAGTCAAGGAAAGATGACCATGCGTTATACGGGTGGTGGTCACAAGCAGAGATATCGTATTATTGATTTCAAAAGAACTAAAGATGGAATTCCAGCTACAGTGAAATCAATCGAATACGATCCAAATCGTACTGCGTTTATCGCTTTATTAGCTTATGCTGATGGAGAGAAAACTTATATTATCGCACAAAACGGATTGAAAGTTGGTCAGAAATTAGTTTCTGGTCCAGAATCTCAACCAGAAATCGGTAATACTTTACCTTTAAGCAGAATTCCTCTTGGAACTGTTATATCTTGTATTGAGTTACGTCCAGGACAAGGAGCAGTTATTGCTCGTTCAGCTGGAACTTTTGCTCAGTTAATGGCAAGAGACGGGAAATACGCTACAATTAAAATGCCATCTGGAGAAACAAGATTAATCTTGTTAACTTGTTCGGCTACAATTGGAGCTGTTTCAAACTCTGACCACCAATTAGTTGTGTCTGGAAAAGCAGGTAGAACAAGATGGTTAGGAAGAAGACCTAGAACTAGACCAGTAGCGATGAACCCAGTTGATCACCCTATGGGAGGTGGTGAAGGACGTTCTTCTGGAGGGCACCCACGTTCAAGAAACGGATTGCCAGCTAAAGGTTACAGAACTCGTTCTAAGAAAAACCCGAGTAACAAGTATATCGTAGAACGTAGAAAGAAATAA
- the rplE gene encoding 50S ribosomal protein L5: MAYTPRLKEEYKSRVISALKEEFGYTNVMQVPKLEKIVLSRGVGAAVSDKKLIDYAVDELTKITGQKAVSTISKKDVASFKLRKGMPIGAKVTLRGERMYEFLDRLITSALPRVRDFGGIKATGFDGRGNYNLGVLEQIIFPEIDIDKVNKISGMDITFVTTAKTDKEAKSLLAELGLPFKKN, translated from the coding sequence ATGGCATATACACCTAGACTAAAAGAAGAGTATAAGAGTAGAGTAATCTCTGCTCTTAAAGAAGAGTTCGGATATACAAACGTAATGCAAGTTCCTAAACTTGAAAAAATCGTTTTGAGCCGTGGAGTTGGTGCAGCTGTATCTGATAAAAAACTTATTGACTATGCAGTTGATGAGTTAACAAAGATCACTGGACAAAAAGCAGTTTCTACAATCTCTAAGAAAGACGTTGCGTCTTTCAAATTGAGAAAAGGAATGCCTATTGGAGCAAAAGTTACTTTACGTGGAGAAAGAATGTATGAGTTTTTAGATAGACTTATTACTTCTGCTTTACCACGTGTTAGAGATTTTGGTGGTATTAAAGCTACTGGTTTCGACGGAAGAGGTAACTACAATCTTGGAGTTTTAGAGCAAATCATTTTCCCAGAAATTGATATTGATAAAGTAAATAAAATTTCAGGAATGGATATTACTTTTGTTACTACTGCAAAAACAGACAAGGAAGCAAAGTCATTATTGGCTGAATTAGGATTACCTTTTAAAAAGAATTAA
- the rpsS gene encoding 30S ribosomal protein S19, translating to MARSLKKGPFVHYKLDKKVQENVESGKNAVVKTWSRASMITPDFVGQTIAVHNGRQFVPVYVTENMVGHKLGEFSPTRSFRGHAGAKNKGKK from the coding sequence ATGGCACGTTCATTAAAAAAAGGACCTTTCGTTCATTATAAATTAGACAAGAAAGTTCAAGAAAACGTAGAAAGTGGTAAAAATGCAGTTGTAAAGACTTGGTCTAGAGCTTCAATGATTACTCCAGATTTCGTTGGACAAACTATCGCAGTTCATAACGGACGTCAATTTGTACCAGTTTACGTAACAGAAAACATGGTAGGTCACAAATTAGGAGAATTTTCGCCAACTAGATCTTTTAGAGGTCATGCTGGAGCAAAAAATAAAGGTAAAAAATAA
- the rplC gene encoding 50S ribosomal protein L3 yields MSGLIGKKIGMTSIFDENGKNIPCTVIEAGPCVVTQVRTNEVDGYEALQLGFDDKNEKHSTKAALGHFKKAGTVAKKKVVEFQDFATEQKLGDLIDVSIFEEGEFVDVQGVSKGKGFQGVVKRHGFGGVGQATHGQHNRLRAPGSVGASSYPSRVFKGMRMAGRMGGENVKVQNLRVLKVVAEKNLLVVKGCVPGHKNSYVIIQK; encoded by the coding sequence ATGTCTGGGTTAATTGGTAAAAAAATCGGCATGACTAGCATTTTCGACGAAAACGGGAAAAATATTCCTTGTACAGTAATCGAAGCTGGGCCGTGTGTTGTTACCCAAGTCAGAACCAACGAGGTTGACGGGTATGAAGCGTTGCAACTTGGTTTCGATGACAAAAACGAGAAACATTCTACTAAAGCGGCTTTAGGTCACTTTAAAAAAGCTGGAACTGTTGCTAAGAAAAAAGTCGTTGAATTTCAAGATTTTGCAACTGAACAAAAATTAGGAGATCTTATTGATGTTTCTATTTTTGAAGAAGGAGAATTTGTGGATGTACAAGGTGTATCTAAAGGTAAAGGTTTCCAAGGTGTTGTTAAACGTCACGGTTTTGGTGGTGTTGGACAAGCTACTCATGGTCAGCACAACCGTTTAAGAGCGCCAGGTTCTGTAGGAGCTTCTTCTTATCCGTCTAGAGTATTCAAAGGAATGCGTATGGCTGGAAGAATGGGAGGAGAAAATGTAAAAGTTCAAAACCTTAGAGTTTTAAAAGTAGTTGCTGAAAAGAATCTACTTGTTGTTAAAGGATGTGTTCCTGGTCACAAAAACTCTTACGTAATCATTCAGAAGTAA
- the rpsC gene encoding 30S ribosomal protein S3: protein MGQKTNPIGNRLGIIRGWDSNWYGGNDYGDKLAEDHKIRKYIHARLSKASVSKVIIERTLKLVTVTITTARPGIIIGKGGQEVDKLKEELKKVTDKEVQINIFEIKRPELDAYLVATSIARQIESRISYRRAIKMAIAASMRMNAEGIKVLISGRLNGAEMARSEGFKEGRIPLSTFRADIDYALAEAHTTYGRMGIKVWIMKGEVYGKRELSPLAGMDKKQSGTGGGKGGDAPRGKSNFNKGGKPDARKRK from the coding sequence ATGGGACAAAAGACAAATCCAATTGGAAATAGACTTGGTATCATCAGAGGATGGGACTCAAACTGGTATGGTGGAAATGATTACGGTGATAAATTAGCCGAAGATCACAAAATCAGAAAGTATATCCACGCTCGTTTATCAAAAGCTAGTGTATCAAAAGTAATCATCGAGAGAACTTTGAAACTTGTAACCGTTACTATCACTACTGCTAGACCTGGTATCATTATCGGAAAAGGTGGGCAAGAGGTAGACAAGTTAAAAGAAGAACTTAAGAAAGTTACTGACAAGGAGGTTCAAATCAACATCTTTGAAATTAAAAGACCTGAGTTAGATGCTTATCTTGTGGCGACAAGCATCGCTCGTCAAATCGAAAGCCGTATTTCTTATAGACGTGCAATCAAAATGGCTATTGCTGCTTCTATGCGTATGAACGCTGAAGGTATCAAAGTTTTGATTTCTGGTCGTTTGAATGGTGCTGAGATGGCGCGTTCGGAAGGTTTCAAAGAAGGTAGAATTCCTCTATCAACTTTCAGAGCTGATATTGATTATGCTTTGGCTGAAGCTCACACTACTTATGGTAGAATGGGTATCAAAGTATGGATCATGAAAGGTGAAGTTTACGGTAAGAGAGAGCTTTCTCCACTTGCTGGAATGGACAAAAAACAATCTGGTACAGGTGGTGGTAAAGGTGGAGATGCTCCTAGAGGCAAATCAAACTTTAACAAAGGCGGTAAACCAGATGCTCGTAAAAGAAAGTAA
- the rpsH gene encoding 30S ribosomal protein S8, translated as MYTDPIADYLTRVRNAVAANHKVVEIPASNLKKEITKILFDQGYILSYKFEQNTVQGSIKIALKYDKDTKEPVIKDIQRISKPGLRKYAGAAKLPRILNGLGIAIVSTSKGLMTGKQAKQLNVGGEVICYVY; from the coding sequence ATGTATACAGATCCTATTGCAGATTATTTGACTAGAGTTCGTAACGCTGTGGCTGCAAACCACAAAGTTGTTGAAATTCCAGCATCTAATCTAAAGAAAGAGATAACTAAGATCTTATTTGATCAAGGTTACATCTTAAGTTACAAATTTGAGCAGAATACTGTACAAGGTTCTATCAAAATTGCTTTAAAGTATGATAAAGATACTAAAGAGCCTGTAATTAAAGATATCCAAAGAATTAGTAAACCTGGTTTACGTAAGTACGCAGGTGCTGCCAAATTACCTAGAATCCTTAACGGATTAGGAATTGCTATTGTTTCTACATCAAAAGGTTTGATGACTGGAAAACAAGCTAAGCAATTAAATGTAGGTGGTGAAGTAATTTGTTACGTATACTAA
- the rplW gene encoding 50S ribosomal protein L23, whose translation MSIIIRPIVTEKVTKESEVLNRFGFVVDRKANKVEIKKAVEAAYGVTIVSVNTMNVRPDRSTKYTKSGLISGKTNAYKKAIVQVQEGETIDFYNNI comes from the coding sequence ATGAGCATCATTATCAGACCTATAGTAACGGAAAAAGTAACCAAAGAAAGTGAAGTTCTAAACCGCTTCGGATTCGTTGTAGACAGAAAAGCAAACAAAGTTGAAATTAAGAAAGCTGTTGAAGCTGCTTATGGAGTAACTATCGTTTCTGTTAACACAATGAATGTGAGACCAGATAGATCTACTAAATACACTAAAAGTGGTTTAATCAGTGGAAAGACAAATGCTTATAAAAAAGCAATTGTACAAGTACAAGAAGGAGAAACAATTGATTTTTACAACAATATCTAA
- the rplV gene encoding 50S ribosomal protein L22 → MGVRKRETADARKEANKSIAFAKLNNCPTSPRKMRLVADLVRGQKVERALNILRFSSKEASRKLEKLLLSAINNWEQKNSEGNLEEAGLFVKEIRVDGGMMLKRLRPAPQGRAHRIRKRSNHVTIVLGAINNTQSNS, encoded by the coding sequence ATGGGAGTTCGTAAAAGAGAAACAGCAGATGCGAGAAAAGAGGCTAATAAGTCTATCGCTTTCGCAAAATTGAATAACTGCCCTACTTCACCTAGAAAAATGCGCTTAGTAGCGGACTTGGTAAGAGGTCAGAAGGTAGAAAGAGCACTTAACATTTTAAGATTCAGTTCTAAAGAAGCTTCAAGAAAATTAGAAAAACTATTATTATCTGCAATCAATAACTGGGAGCAAAAAAATAGTGAAGGTAATTTAGAAGAAGCTGGATTATTTGTTAAAGAGATCAGAGTAGATGGTGGAATGATGTTAAAAAGACTTCGCCCAGCTCCACAAGGTCGTGCACACAGAATAAGAAAACGTTCTAATCACGTTACAATCGTGCTTGGAGCTATCAATAACACACAAAGCAATTCTTAA
- the rplX gene encoding 50S ribosomal protein L24 encodes MIKLKIKSGDIVRVIAGDHKGAEGKVLRVYREKNKAIVEGVNMVSKHTKPSAKNPQGGIVKKEASIQISNISLIDPKTKETTRVGIRVEGDKKVRFSKKSNQVL; translated from the coding sequence ATGATAAAGCTAAAAATAAAATCAGGAGATATCGTAAGAGTTATTGCTGGAGACCATAAAGGTGCTGAAGGTAAAGTTTTACGTGTTTACCGTGAGAAAAATAAAGCGATAGTTGAAGGTGTAAACATGGTTTCAAAACATACAAAACCAAGTGCTAAAAACCCTCAAGGTGGTATCGTTAAGAAAGAGGCTTCTATTCAAATTTCTAACATTTCTCTAATTGATCCTAAAACTAAGGAAACAACTAGAGTAGGTATTAGAGTAGAAGGAGATAAGAAAGTAAGATTTTCAAAAAAATCTAATCAAGTACTATAG
- the rplP gene encoding 50S ribosomal protein L16, with protein MLQPKRTKYRKVQKGKMKGNSQRGHELSNGMFGIKSVHEDGMFLTSRQIEAARIAATRYMKREGQLWIKIFPDKPITKKPLEVRMGKGKGAVEYWAAVVKPGRIMFEVGGVPLSVAKEALRLAAQKLPVKTKFVVARDFEA; from the coding sequence ATGTTACAGCCTAAAAGAACAAAATACCGTAAGGTACAAAAAGGTAAAATGAAAGGTAACTCTCAAAGAGGGCATGAACTTTCAAATGGAATGTTTGGAATTAAATCTGTACATGAAGATGGAATGTTCTTGACTTCTCGTCAAATCGAAGCTGCACGTATCGCTGCAACTCGTTATATGAAGAGAGAGGGACAATTATGGATTAAAATTTTCCCAGACAAACCTATCACTAAGAAGCCTCTTGAAGTACGTATGGGTAAAGGTAAAGGAGCAGTTGAGTATTGGGCTGCTGTTGTTAAACCAGGAAGAATTATGTTTGAAGTTGGAGGAGTTCCATTGTCAGTTGCAAAAGAGGCTTTACGTCTTGCAGCTCAAAAACTTCCAGTAAAAACTAAGTTCGTCGTTGCTAGAGATTTCGAAGCATAA